One genomic window of Mus musculus strain C57BL/6J chromosome 4, GRCm38.p6 C57BL/6J includes the following:
- the Ube2j2 gene encoding ubiquitin-conjugating enzyme E2 J2 isoform a (isoform a is encoded by transcript variant 5) — protein sequence MHQAKALDSARKMSNNSNKRAPTTATQRLKQDYLRIKKDPVPYICAEPLPSNILEWHYVVRGPEMTPYEGGYYHGKLIFPREFPFKPPSIYMITPNGRFKCNTRLCLSITDFHPDTWNPAWSVSTILTGLLSFMVEKGPTLGSIETSDFTKKQLAAQSLVFNLKDKVFCELFPEVVEEIKQKQKAQDELSNRPQNLPLPDVVPDGELHRGQHGIQLLNGHAPAAGPNLAGLPQANRHHGLLGGALANLFVIVGFAAFAYTVKYVLRSIAQE from the exons ATGCATCAGGCAAAAGCCCTTGATTCTGCCAGAAAG ATGAGCAATAACAGCAATAAGAGAGCtccaacaacagcaacacaaaGGTTGAAGCAGGACTACCTTCGAATTAAGAAAGACCCAGTGCCTTACATCTGTGCAGAGCCCCTCCCTTCAAATATTCTTGAATG GCATTATGTTGTCCGAGGCCCTGAGATGACTCCTTATGAAG GTGGCTATTATCatggaaaactaatttttcccaGAGAATTTCCATTTAAGCCTCCTAGTATTTACATGATAACCCCCAATGGAAGATTTAAGTGCAACACAAG GCTGTGTCTCTCCATCACAGATTTCCACCCAGATACATGGAATCCAGCGTGGTCCGTCTCCACCATTCTAACAGGGCTCCTGAGCTTTATGGTGGAGAAAGGCCCCACCCTGGGGAGCATAGAGACGTCGGACTTCACG aAAAAACAGCTGGCAGCACAGAGTCTAGTgtttaatttaaaagataaagtCTTTTGTGAATTATTTCCTGAAGTTGTGGAG gaaattaaacagaaacagaaagcacaaGATGAACTAAGTAACAGGCCCCAGAATCTTCCTTTGCCAGACGTGGTTCCTGATGGGGAGCTGCACCGTGGCCAGCATGGGATCCAGCTCCTCAATGGGCACGCACCCGCTGCTGGCCCCAACCTCGCTGGGCTCCCACAGGCCAACAGGCATCACGGACTCCTGGGCGGCGCGTTGGCGAACTTGTTTGTTATAGTTGGGTTTGCAGCCTTCGCCTACACGGTCAAGTACGTGCTGAGAAGCATAGCACAGGAGTGA
- the Ube2j2 gene encoding ubiquitin-conjugating enzyme E2 J2 isoform c (isoform c is encoded by transcript variant 6) produces MSNNSNKRAPTTATQRLKQDYLRIKKDPVPYICAEPLPSNILEWHYVVRGPEMTPYEGGYYHGKLIFPREFPFKPPSIYMITPNGRFKCNTRLCLSITDFHPDTWNPAWSVSTILTGLLSFMVEKGPTLGSIETSDFTEIKQKQKAQDELSNRPQNLPLPDVVPDGELHRGQHGIQLLNGHAPAAGPNLAGLPQANRHHGLLGGALANLFVIVGFAAFAYTVKYVLRSIAQE; encoded by the exons ATGAGCAATAACAGCAATAAGAGAGCtccaacaacagcaacacaaaGGTTGAAGCAGGACTACCTTCGAATTAAGAAAGACCCAGTGCCTTACATCTGTGCAGAGCCCCTCCCTTCAAATATTCTTGAATG GCATTATGTTGTCCGAGGCCCTGAGATGACTCCTTATGAAG GTGGCTATTATCatggaaaactaatttttcccaGAGAATTTCCATTTAAGCCTCCTAGTATTTACATGATAACCCCCAATGGAAGATTTAAGTGCAACACAAG GCTGTGTCTCTCCATCACAGATTTCCACCCAGATACATGGAATCCAGCGTGGTCCGTCTCCACCATTCTAACAGGGCTCCTGAGCTTTATGGTGGAGAAAGGCCCCACCCTGGGGAGCATAGAGACGTCGGACTTCACG gaaattaaacagaaacagaaagcacaaGATGAACTAAGTAACAGGCCCCAGAATCTTCCTTTGCCAGACGTGGTTCCTGATGGGGAGCTGCACCGTGGCCAGCATGGGATCCAGCTCCTCAATGGGCACGCACCCGCTGCTGGCCCCAACCTCGCTGGGCTCCCACAGGCCAACAGGCATCACGGACTCCTGGGCGGCGCGTTGGCGAACTTGTTTGTTATAGTTGGGTTTGCAGCCTTCGCCTACACGGTCAAGTACGTGCTGAGAAGCATAGCACAGGAGTGA
- the Ube2j2 gene encoding ubiquitin-conjugating enzyme E2 J2 isoform b (isoform b is encoded by transcript variant 4): MSNNSNKRAPTTATQRLKQDYLRIKKDPVPYICAEPLPSNILEWHYVVRGPEMTPYEGGYYHGKLIFPREFPFKPPSIYMITPNGRFKCNTRLCLSITDFHPDTWNPAWSVSTILTGLLSFMVEKGPTLGSIETSDFTKKQLAAQSLVFNLKDKVFCELFPEVVEEIKQKQKAQDELSNRPQNLPLPDVVPDGELHRGQHGIQLLNGHAPAAGPNLAGLPQANRHHGLLGGALANLFVIVGFAAFAYTVKYVLRSIAQE, translated from the exons ATGAGCAATAACAGCAATAAGAGAGCtccaacaacagcaacacaaaGGTTGAAGCAGGACTACCTTCGAATTAAGAAAGACCCAGTGCCTTACATCTGTGCAGAGCCCCTCCCTTCAAATATTCTTGAATG GCATTATGTTGTCCGAGGCCCTGAGATGACTCCTTATGAAG GTGGCTATTATCatggaaaactaatttttcccaGAGAATTTCCATTTAAGCCTCCTAGTATTTACATGATAACCCCCAATGGAAGATTTAAGTGCAACACAAG GCTGTGTCTCTCCATCACAGATTTCCACCCAGATACATGGAATCCAGCGTGGTCCGTCTCCACCATTCTAACAGGGCTCCTGAGCTTTATGGTGGAGAAAGGCCCCACCCTGGGGAGCATAGAGACGTCGGACTTCACG aAAAAACAGCTGGCAGCACAGAGTCTAGTgtttaatttaaaagataaagtCTTTTGTGAATTATTTCCTGAAGTTGTGGAG gaaattaaacagaaacagaaagcacaaGATGAACTAAGTAACAGGCCCCAGAATCTTCCTTTGCCAGACGTGGTTCCTGATGGGGAGCTGCACCGTGGCCAGCATGGGATCCAGCTCCTCAATGGGCACGCACCCGCTGCTGGCCCCAACCTCGCTGGGCTCCCACAGGCCAACAGGCATCACGGACTCCTGGGCGGCGCGTTGGCGAACTTGTTTGTTATAGTTGGGTTTGCAGCCTTCGCCTACACGGTCAAGTACGTGCTGAGAAGCATAGCACAGGAGTGA
- the C1qtnf12 gene encoding adipolin precursor — protein MWAWGWAAAALLWLQTAGAGARQELKKSRQLFARVDSPNITTSNREGFPGSVKPPEASGPELSDAHMTWLNFVRRPDDGSSRKRCRGRDKKSRGLSGLPGPPGPPGPPGPPGSPGVGVTPEALLQEFQEILKEATELRFSGLPDTLLPQEPSQRLVVEAFYCRLKGPVLVDKKTLVELQGFQAPTTQGAFLRGSGLSLSLGRFTAPVSAIFQFSASLHVDHSELQGRGRLRTRDMVRVLICIESLCHRHTSLEAVSGLESNSRVFTVQVQGLLHLQSGQYVSVFVDNSSGAVLTIQNTSSFSGMLLGT, from the exons ATGTGGGCCTGGGGCTGGGCCGCTGCAGCGCTCCTCTGGCTACAGACTGCAGGAGCCGGGGCCCGGCAGGAGCTCAAGAAGTCTCGGCAGCTGTTTGCGCGTGTGGATTCCCCCAATATTACCACGTCCAACCGTGAGGGATTCCCAGGCTCCGTCAAG CCCCCGGAAGCCTCTGGACCTGAGCTCTCAGATGCCCACATGACGTGGTTGAACTTTGTCCGACGGCCAGATGATGGGTCCTCTAGAAAACGGTGTCGTGGCCGGGACAAGAAGTCG CGAGGCCTCTCAGGTCTCCCAGGGCCCCCAGGACCTCCTGGCCCTCCTGGTCCCCCTGGCTCCCCTGGTGTGGGCGTTACCCCAGAGGCCTTACTGCAGGAATTTCAGGAGATACTGAAAG AGGCCACAGAACTTCGATTCTCAGGGCTACCAGACACATTGTTACCCCAGGAACCCAGCCAACGGCTGGTGGTTGAGGCCTTCTACTGCCGTTTGAAAGGCCCTGTGCTGGTGGACAAGAAGACTCTGGTGGAACTGCAAGGATTCCAAGCT CCTACTACTCAGGGCGCCTTCCTGCGGGGATCTGGCCTGAGCCTGTCCTTGGGCCGATTCACAGCCCCAGTCTCTGCCATCTTCCAGTTTTCTGCCAGCCTGCACGTGG ACCACAGTGAACTGCAGGGCAGAGGCCGGTTGCGTACCCGGGATATGGTCCGTGTTCTCATCTGTATTGAGTCCTTGTGTCATCGTCATAC GTCCCTGGAGGCTGTATCAGGTctggagagcaacagcagggtcTTCACAGTGCAGGTTCAGGGGCTGCTGCATCTACAG TCTGGACAGTATGTCTCTGTGTTCGTGGACAACAGTTCTGGGGCAGTCCTCACCATCCAGAACACTTCCAGCTTCTCGGGAATGCTTTTGGGTACCTAG